One uncultured Tolumonas sp. DNA segment encodes these proteins:
- the mutT gene encoding 8-oxo-dGTP diphosphatase MutT — protein sequence MKQVWVAVGVIYDPKQGYFICRRAIHQHQGGKWEFPGGKVELEETVQQALQRELQEEIGINVTAAEPLLVIEHNYSDKSVKLDVWLVTAFTGKAQSLEGLENRWVQLNELSKLDFPEANRPIIEVLCQRANVSV from the coding sequence ATGAAACAAGTATGGGTCGCAGTGGGTGTTATTTATGATCCCAAACAAGGGTATTTTATTTGTCGCCGGGCAATACATCAGCATCAGGGTGGGAAATGGGAATTTCCAGGTGGGAAAGTTGAATTAGAAGAGACTGTTCAACAAGCATTACAGAGAGAATTACAGGAAGAAATAGGTATTAATGTAACAGCTGCGGAGCCCTTATTAGTCATCGAACATAATTACAGTGATAAATCGGTAAAATTAGATGTGTGGCTGGTTACGGCTTTTACCGGTAAAGCGCAAAGTTTAGAAGGCTTGGAAAACCGCTGGGTACAGCTGAATGAACTAAGCAAACTCGATTTTCCTGAAGCCAACAGACCGATCATTGAGGTTTTATGTCAACGAGCAAATGTATCAGTTTAG